In the genome of Kineococcus endophyticus, the window ACCCCGGCAGCGCCTGGAAGTTCGCGGTGACCGCCGAGGGCAAGCCCAGCGTCACCCACTACGAGGTGCTCGAGGCCTTCCGTGCCGCGGCCCTGGCCGAGATCCACCTCGAGACCGGCCGCACCCACCAGATCCGCGTCCACTTCGCCGCGCTGCGCCACCCGTGCGTCGGCGACCTCACGTACGGGGCGGACCCGACGCTGGCGGCCCGCCTCGGCGTCACCCGGCAGTGGCTGCACGCCGTCCGGCTCGGCTTCGTGCACCCCGGCACCGGGCAGCCCGTGGAGTTCACGAGCTCCTACCCGGCCGACCTGGCCACCGCGCTGGAGCGCCTGGCCGACTGACGGCCCGCACCGGGTGTCGGGACCGGCCCGTGTCGGACCCGGCGCCTACCATCGACCCCGCACGACCCCGCACCTCGGCCACCCCGCCGCCGCACCCACCAGGAGGCCCGCCCCCATGGCGTCCCCGTCCTCGTCAGCGGACTCGTTCGTCCACCTGCACGTCCACACCGAGTACTCGATGCTGGACGGCGCGGCCAAGGTGGACGACCTCTTCCGGACCGCCGCCGAGATGGGCATGCCCGCCGTCGCGACGACCGACCACGGCTTCGTCTTCGGGGCCTACGACTTCTGGAAGACGGCGAAGAAGCACGGGGTCAAGCCGATCATCGGCGTCGAGGCGTACCTCACGCCGGGGACGGCGCGCCAGGACAAGACGCGCGTGAAGTGGGGCGACCCCAACGGCCGCTCGGGGGACGACGTCTCGGGTGCGGGGTCCTACACCCACATGACGATGCTGGCCGAGAACACGACCGGTATGCACAACCTGTTCAAGATGAGCAGCCTGGCGAGCCTGGAGGGCTTCCTCTACAAGCCCCGCATGGACCGCGAGCTGCTCTCGCAGTACTCCTCCGGGCTCATCGCCACGACGGGCTGCCCGTCGGGGGAGGTGCAGACGCGGCTGCGCCTGGGCCAGTACGACGAGGCCCGCAAGGCAGCGGCCGAGTACCGCGACATCTTCGGCAAGGACAACTTCTTCTGCGAGCTGATGGACCACGGCCTCGACATCGAGCGCCGCGTCCAGGACGACCTGCTCAAGCTCGCCAAGGACCTCGACCTGCCGCTGCTGGCCACGAACGACCTGCACTACACCCACGCCGGCGACGCGGCGGCGCACGCGGCCCTGCTGTGCGTGCAGTCCGGCTCGACGCTGGCCGACCCCAAGCGCTTCAAGTTCGACGCCGACGAGTTCTACCTCAAGAGCCCCGCGGAGATGCGGCACGTCTGGCGCGACCACCCCGAGGCCTGCGACAACACGCTGCTCATCGCCGAGCGCTGCGAGGTCGAGTTCACCGAGTCCACCGGCGCGTACATGCCGCGCTTCCCCTGCCCGCCGGGGGAGGACGAGGAGAGCTGGTTCGTCAAGGAGGTCTGGTCGGGCCTGGCCCACCGCTACGAGGGGCAGATCCCCGACGACGTCCGCAAGCAGGCCGACTACGAGATCGAGGTCATCACCTCCAAGGGGTACGCGGGGTACTTCCTCGTCGTCGCCGACTTCATCAACTGGTCGAAGGAGAACGGCATCCGGGTGGGTCCGGGCCGTGGGTCCGGCGCGGGGTCGATGGCCGCGTACGCCATGAAGATCACCGACCTCGACCCGCTGCGGCACGGCCTGTTCTTCGAGCGGTTCCTCAACCCCGAGCGCATGTCGATGCCCGACTTCGACGTCGACTTCGACGAGCGCCGGCGCGGTGAGGTCATCCAGTACGTCGTCGAGAAGTACGGCACCGACCGCGTCGCCCAGATCGTCACCTACGGCACGATCAAGGCCAAGCAGGCCGTCAAGGACTCCTCGCGCGTCCTCGGCTTCCCCTTCTCGATGGGGGACCGGATCACCAAGACGATGCCCCCGGCCGTCATGGGCAAGGACATCCCGCTCTCGGGCATCTTCGACCCCAACCACAAGCGGTACTCCGAGGCCGGGGAGTTCCGCGAGCTGTACAAGTCCGACCCGGAGGTCGTGAAGGTCGTCGACACCGCGCGGGGCCTGGAGGGCCTGAAGCGGCAGTGGGGCGTGCACGCGGCCGGCGTCATCATGTCGAGCGAGCCGCTGATCGACCTCATCCCGATCATGAAGCGCGAGGCCGACGGCGCGATCATCACGCAGTTCGACTACCCGACGTGCGAGACGCTCGGGCTGGTCAAGATGGACTTCCTCGGCCTGCGGAACCTGACGATCCTCGACGACGCGCTGAAGAACGTCGTCGCCAACGGCAAGGACGAGGTCGACCTCGAGAAGCTCGACCTCGACGACCAGGCGACGTTCGACCTGCTCGGCCGGGGCGACACGCTCGGCGTCTTCCAGTTCGACGGCGGCCCCATGCGGTCGCTGCTGCGCCTCATGCGCCCGGACAACTTCGAGGACATCTCCGCCGTCGGCGCGCTCTACCGCCCCGGTCCGATGGGGGCCGGGTCGCACACCGCGTACGCCCGGCGCAAGAACGGCCAGGAGCCGATCACCCCGATCCACCCCGAGCTCGAGGAACCCCTGAAGGAGATCCTCGGCACGACCTACGGCCTGATCGTGTACCAGGAGCAGGTCATGTCGATCGCGCAGAAGGTCGCCGGGTACTCCCTCGGCAGCGCCGACCTGCTGCGCCGCGCGATGGGCAAGAAGAAGCGCGAGGTCCTCGACGCCGAGTACGTGGGCTTCGAGAAGGGCATGCTGGACAACGGGTTCAGCAAGGAGTGCGTCAAGGCGCTGTGGGACATCCTCGTCCCGTTCTCCGACTACGCCTTCAACAAGGCCCACTCCGCGGCCTACGGCCTCGTCTCCTACTGGACGGCCTACCTCAAGGCCAACTACCCGGCCGAGTACATGGCCGCGGTGCTCACCTCGGTGCGCGACGACAAGGACAAGTCGGCGCTGTACCTCAACGAGTGCCGCCGCATGGGCATCAAGGTGCTCCCGCCGGACGTCAACGAGTCGAGCGCGAACTTCACGGCCGTCGGCACCGACATCCGCTTCGGCCTCACCGCCATCCGCAACGTGGGCGCCAACGTCGTCGACGCCATCGTGGAGGCGCGCACCGAGAAGGACCGCTACGAGTCCTTCCAGGACTTCCTCACCAAGGTGCCGGCCGTCGTCTGCAACAAGCGGACGATCGAGTCGCTCATCAAGGCGGGCGCGTTCGACTCCCTCGGGCACCGGCGCCGCGCGCTCGTCGCCAAGCACGAGGACGCCGTCGACGCCGTCGTGGACGTCAAGCGCAACGAGGCCATCGGCCAGTTCGACCTCTTCGCCGGCCTCGGCGGCGGGGACGACGGCGGCGGCACGGGGTTCGAGGTCGTCATCCCCGACGTGCCGGAGTGGGAGAAGGCCGAACTGCTGGCCCACGAGCGCCAGATGCTCGGCCTGTACGTCTCCGACCACCCGCTCTTCGGGCTGGAACGGTTGCTGCAGAACGCCTCCGACGTGTCGATCTCGGCGCTGCTGGAGGACGAGTCCCGTCCCGACGGCTCGAACATCACCATCGCCGGCATGATCACCGGCCTGCAGCGCAAGACGACCAAGCAGGGCAACTACTGGGCGATCGTCACCGTCGAGGACCTCGCCGGCGCGATCGAGTGCCTGTTCTTCCCGCAGGCCTACATGGACGTCGCCCAGCTGCTCGCCGAGGACCTGGTCGTCGTGGTGAAGGGCCGGCTCAACCGTCGCGACGAGGTTCCCACGATCTACGCCTCCGGCCTGAGCGTGCCGGACATCTCCAGCACCGACGGCGTGCCCGTCACGGTGACCCTGCCGACGGCGCGCTGCACGACCGGCATCGTCGAGCAGCTCAAGACCGTGCTCGAGACGCACAAGGGGTCCACCGAGGTCCGGCTGCGGCTGACGAAGAACGGGGGCGGCAACGGCACCCTGATGCGGCTGGACGACTCCCTGCGCGTGACGCCCAGCCCCGCGCTGTTCGGTGACCTGAAGCAGCTGCTCGGCGCCTCGTGCCTCGGCTGAGCCGGCCGCCGGTCGGGCAGTCCCCGACCGGTGACCTGCCGGGGACCCGCCGGACGGGGTTCGTGCTGCTCTTCGGCCAGGCCGTGGCCGGTGTCGTCGTCGGGGTGCTGTGGTGGCTGCTCACGCGACGCCCGACGGCCCTGCTGGTGGGCGAACCGCTCGTGACGTCCACGTCGCAGTTCCCCATCGCCCGCGACGGGGTGTTCAGCGTCCTGACGGGGCTCGTGGGCCTGGTGGCGGCGGTCGTCGTCCTGCGGCGGGGACGGCAGGCGCCGGTCACGGTGCTGGTCGCCGCGCTGGCCGGGGCGCTGGCGTCCAGCCTGCTGGCGGCCGGGACGGGCAGCGCCCTGCCCCCCGCGCAGGCGGACCAGGCGGCCCACGTCACGCTGTCGGCCTGGGTCGCGGTCCTCGTGCAACCGTTCGTCGTCTCGGTGGTTGTGGCTCTGGTCACACTGGCCGACGTGCTGGCCCGGTGGACCCGCACCCCGTGACCCCGGCCCGGTTCCACCCGTTCGGCGCAGTCACGACCGGGTGGCGATGAGGTCGCACCCCAGGTCACACGCTGTGTAGCCGTCCTCCGGGACGCTGCGCCGGACGGCGCGCCGAACCGTGACGGTCGGTGAGATCTCGGGGGTCCGGGTGCGCTCCGGAGACGGGGCGGCGCCGGTGGTCGGCTCAAGGGGATCTGGTGCGGGCCCGATCCCTACATCGTGACCCCCTCCACGATCGTTACGAAGCCCTCCCGTCGC includes:
- the dnaE gene encoding DNA polymerase III subunit alpha, yielding MASPSSSADSFVHLHVHTEYSMLDGAAKVDDLFRTAAEMGMPAVATTDHGFVFGAYDFWKTAKKHGVKPIIGVEAYLTPGTARQDKTRVKWGDPNGRSGDDVSGAGSYTHMTMLAENTTGMHNLFKMSSLASLEGFLYKPRMDRELLSQYSSGLIATTGCPSGEVQTRLRLGQYDEARKAAAEYRDIFGKDNFFCELMDHGLDIERRVQDDLLKLAKDLDLPLLATNDLHYTHAGDAAAHAALLCVQSGSTLADPKRFKFDADEFYLKSPAEMRHVWRDHPEACDNTLLIAERCEVEFTESTGAYMPRFPCPPGEDEESWFVKEVWSGLAHRYEGQIPDDVRKQADYEIEVITSKGYAGYFLVVADFINWSKENGIRVGPGRGSGAGSMAAYAMKITDLDPLRHGLFFERFLNPERMSMPDFDVDFDERRRGEVIQYVVEKYGTDRVAQIVTYGTIKAKQAVKDSSRVLGFPFSMGDRITKTMPPAVMGKDIPLSGIFDPNHKRYSEAGEFRELYKSDPEVVKVVDTARGLEGLKRQWGVHAAGVIMSSEPLIDLIPIMKREADGAIITQFDYPTCETLGLVKMDFLGLRNLTILDDALKNVVANGKDEVDLEKLDLDDQATFDLLGRGDTLGVFQFDGGPMRSLLRLMRPDNFEDISAVGALYRPGPMGAGSHTAYARRKNGQEPITPIHPELEEPLKEILGTTYGLIVYQEQVMSIAQKVAGYSLGSADLLRRAMGKKKREVLDAEYVGFEKGMLDNGFSKECVKALWDILVPFSDYAFNKAHSAAYGLVSYWTAYLKANYPAEYMAAVLTSVRDDKDKSALYLNECRRMGIKVLPPDVNESSANFTAVGTDIRFGLTAIRNVGANVVDAIVEARTEKDRYESFQDFLTKVPAVVCNKRTIESLIKAGAFDSLGHRRRALVAKHEDAVDAVVDVKRNEAIGQFDLFAGLGGGDDGGGTGFEVVIPDVPEWEKAELLAHERQMLGLYVSDHPLFGLERLLQNASDVSISALLEDESRPDGSNITIAGMITGLQRKTTKQGNYWAIVTVEDLAGAIECLFFPQAYMDVAQLLAEDLVVVVKGRLNRRDEVPTIYASGLSVPDISSTDGVPVTVTLPTARCTTGIVEQLKTVLETHKGSTEVRLRLTKNGGGNGTLMRLDDSLRVTPSPALFGDLKQLLGASCLG